The Henckelia pumila isolate YLH828 chromosome 2, ASM3356847v2, whole genome shotgun sequence genome includes a window with the following:
- the LOC140880338 gene encoding uncharacterized protein, protein MAIEKFRFKVSRCNPEYQLPQMRDAAVCSDDENLQRGNSISAVESEDDEDDQFDECDSGAGSDDFDLLELGQTGEEFCQVGDQTCSIPYELYDLPGFNDVLSMEVWNEVLTEEERFSLAKYLPDMDQENFVLTLKELFSCDNLHFGSPVDKLFEMLKEGSCEPRVAHYRQGLNFLQRRQHYHNIRKHQNAMVNNLCQMRDAWMNCKGYSIEEKLRVLNIKKCQKSLMNESMEKFGTDSSDKDDSGNDLWGEKAKDGKLVPKTGRFSGYSRDLELEICTPGLKVVTESNKQAKKNPKGTLKLAGSKTTSAKELAEHSMSIHPEVELQSRHYGLALPVYRNKPAVAAYNTSGSVRMNKRLIQDNDEEDTTFAVALHRERNLPRGGVNAKSKSMKFGKKQKGSAGGSDVDSSLGFLETSRSDMSALGRNSVVNQFSDIRVTKPSNRRDMYDGGSKMNFPKNFQQLSSENEMEFGNNQKLNSSLKASQLELLGGSEPSWLGKPLGGPFPDDSLYDHTARLNAKSKKWAMGRKAVDLNANDKLLQSMSRAKSLQEKFRLSSKPNGQRDGAENVGIAAFDRGEETESDSSDQMMDDDDDDENPLMRSKWAYPGGVPDSKYGPETKKIKLSRKDAKGSYLRPDGSLKSTNRMDDYGEDLDMIQSVHKGKMHDASYLNVLPTVDSQRNYFIGSGNVIGANDPQLFYPLGRNGHVEGSHGNIFKSSSLKSSLVPGRKPMSEAQGNTDCPPSDYMNDYSLEDDVLWSRPIAADNGVSFKLGKKGQMVEPSTGHHTGISGVHLMGCNTFSKKRKLKDGSTNMDVKDNDCLHDAQLLLDGMNSLKKHGKKNKMEEDFDVLEDEISEPPSLDVEMEVVEAQTKPKNKAFPLIIPTVLTGFSFSIIHLLSAVRRAMISMLPEDFSEDRKDDDNVDAGEGVKEEPEKKHEDTSAVNSTSGSCIEALPNSTEQGIISRTVQEIVSLVRSSPGDPCILETQEPLQDLVRGVLKIFSSRTAPLGAKGWKPLVVYEKSTKRWSWIGPVVGNTSDSVVIEEDTSPDVWALPYKTLVKLVDSFANWLKNSQDALQQIGSLPAPPLTLMQNILDEKERFKDLRAQKSLSTISPNPEEVRAYFRKEEVLRYLIPDRAFNYTAVDGKKSIVAPLRRCGGKPTSKARDHFMLKRDRPPHVTILCLVRDAAARLPGSIGTRADVCTLIRDSQYIVEDVSDAQVNQVVSGALDRLHYERDPCVQFDGERKLWVYLHRERDEEDFEDDGTSSTKKWRKQKKEPSEPSDQGGVTVTFSGPVEQSGFDLVSDLNVGASFADDSKTLDVERHNGNDQVKSNHDPSPVTWSGLGLNSMGENELICQENSANGDFEDTFGE, encoded by the coding sequence ATGGCGATTGAAAAGTTTAGGTTTAAGGTGTCTCGTTGCAATCCAGAGTATCAGTTGCCCCAGATGAGGGACGCGGCTGTTTGTAGTGACGATGAAAATTTGCAGCGTGGAAATTCTATTTCAGCTGTTGAATCTGAAGATGATGAGGATGATCAATTTGATGAATGTGATTCTGGAGCGGGATCAGATGACTTTGATTTACTTGAATTAGGCCAAACTGGAGAGGAATTTTGCCAGGTCGGAGATCAAACTTGCAGCATTCCCTATGAACTCTATGATCTTCCTGGGTTTAATGATGTTCTATCTATGGAAGTATGGAATGAGGTTTTAACTGAAGAGGAAAGATTCAGTCTTGCCAAGTATTTACCTGATATGGACCAAGAGAATTTTGTTCTCACGCTGAAAGAGCTTTTTTCTTGTGATAACTTGCATTTTGGTAGTCCTGTTGATAAGTTATTTGAGATGCTGAAGGAAGGATCATGTGAGCCAAGGGTAGCACATTACAGGCAGGGTTTGAATTTCCTCCAGAGAAGACAACATTATCATAACATTCGAAAGCATCAAAATGCGATGGTAAACAATCTCTGTCAAATGAGAGATGCATGGATGAATTGCAAAGGGTATAGTATCGAGGAGAAGCTTCGTGTGTTGAATATTAAAAAGTGTCAGAAGAGTTTGATGAATGAGAGTATGGAAAAGTTTGGTACTGACTCGTCTGACAAAGATGATTCAGGCAATGATTTATGGGGAGAAAAAGCAAAGGATGGCAAATTAGTTCCGAAGACTGGTCGGTTTTCTGGATATAGCCGTGATTTGGAATTGGAGATTTGTACTCCTGGTCTAAAAGTTGTCACTGAATCAAACAAGCAAGCAAAGAAGAACCCTAAAGGCACTTTGAAGCTGGCTGGATCCAAAACTACCTCAGCAAAAGAGCTAGCAGAGCACTCAATGTCGATTCATCCGGAAGTCGAACTGCAGTCAAGACACTATGGTTTGGCTTTGCCTGTTTATCGGAATAAACCAGCGGTAGCTGCTTATAATACTTCTGGGTCAGTCAGGATGAACAAGAGGCTAATACAAGACAATGACGAGGAAGACACAACATTCGCAGTAGCTTTGCACAGAGAGCGAAATCTACCACGAGGTGGAGTAAATGCCAAGTCTAAAAGTATGAAATTTGGAAAGAAACAAAAAGGCTCAGCTGGTGGGAGTGACGTGGATAGTTCCTTGGGGTTCCTTGAGACATCAAGGAGTGATATGAGTGCTCTTGGAAGGAACAGTGTTGTTAATCAGTTTTCCGATATTAGGGTTACAAAGCCATCTAATAGAAGAGACATGTACGATGGAGGGTCGAAAATGAACTTCCCCAAGAATTTTCAGCAATTGTCTTCGGAGAATGAGATGGAGTTTGGTAACAATCAGAAGTTGAATTCGTCCTTGAAAGCAAGTCAACTTGAACTTCTGGGTGGAAGTGAGCCATCATGGCTTGGTAAACCACTTGGGGGTCCCTTTCCTGATGATTCATTATATGATCACACTGCCCGTTTGAATGCCAAAAGTAAGAAGTGGGCTATGGGAAGGAAAGCCGTTGATCTCAATGCAAATGATAAGTTATTACAATCTATGAGTAGAGCTAAAAGTTTACAAGAGAAGTTCCGATTAAGTTCAAAACCAAATGGACAAAGAGATGGGGCAGAAAATGTAGGTATTGCAGCCTTTGACAGAGGTGAAGAAACAGAGTCAGATTCATCTGATCAAATGatggatgatgatgatgatgatgagaaTCCTTTGATGAGGAGCAAGTGGGCTTACCCTGGTGGTGTGCCAGATTCGAAATATGGCCCAGAGACAAAAAAGATCAAACTTTCTAGGAAAGATGCAAAAGGTAGTTACCTTAGACCGGATGGATCATTAAAATCTACTAACCGGATGGACGATTACGGTGAAGATCTAGATATGATTCAATCAGTACACAAGGGTAAGATGCATGATGCTAGCTACTTGAACGTGTTGCCCACTGTTGATTCACAGAgaaattattttattggatCAGGCAACGTAATTGGAGCCAATGATCCACAACTCTTCTATCCTTTGGGAAGAAATGGTCATGTAGAAGGAAGCCATGGCAACATTTTCAAGTCGTCTTCTCTGAAATCATCTCTTGTTCCTGGGAGAAAACCAATGAGCGAGGCTCAAGGTAATACGGATTGTCCTCCATCAGATTACATGAATGATTATAGTCTTGAGGATGATGTGCTCTGGTCGCGACCAATTGCAGCAGATAATGGAGTTTCTTTCAAGTTGGGGAAGAAAGGTCAGATGGTTGAGCCATCCACAGGCCACCATACCGGAATATCTGGTGTGCATTTGATGGGTTGCAATACTTTCTCAAAGAAACGAAAACTGAAGGATGGATCAACCAACATGGACGTTAAAGATAATGATTGTCTACATGATGCTCAGCTGCTACTTGATGGTATGAATTCTTTGAAGAAACATGGGAAAAAGAACAAGATGGAGGAGGACTTTGATGTTTTAGAGGATGAAATTTCTGAGCCACCGTCTTTAGATGTGGAAATGGAAGTTGTTGAGGCGCAAACCAAACCGAAGAACAAGGCATTTCCTTTGATTATACCTACCGTGCTCACCGGATTTTCATTCTCCATTATCCATCTTCTTTCAGCTGTTCGTCGGGCTATGATTTCTATGCTTCCAGAGGATTTCTCAGAGGATAGAAAAGATGATGATAATGTTGATGCTGGAGAAGGGGTCAAGGAGGAACCAGAAAAAAAGCATGAAGATACCAGTGCAGTTAATTCAACTTCTGGTTCGTGTATTGAAGCTTTACCAAATTCTACAGAACAAGGCATCATCTCTCGAACTGTTCAGGAAATTGTTAGCCTTGTTAGATCAAGTCCTGGTGATCCTTGTATTCTTGAAACTCAGGAACCACTTCAGGATTTGGTCAGAGGcgttctaaaaatattttcgtCTAGAACTGCACCTCTAGGAGCAAAAGGGTGGAAACCTCTTGTTGTATATGAAAAATCTACCAAGAGATGGTCATGGATTGGTCCTGTAGTTGGCAATACTTCCGACTCTGTGGTGATTGAAGAGGATACATCTCCAGATGTGTGGGCCCTTCCATATAAAACACTCGTCAAATTGGTTGACTCATTTGCAAATTGGCTGAAAAACAGTCAGGATGCCCTTCAGCAAATAGGAAGCCTTCCTGCGCCTCCGCTAACATTGATGCAAAACATTCTGGATGAAAAAGAGAGGTTCAAGGACCTGAGAGCACAGAAAAGTCTCAGTACCATCAGTCCGAACCCTGAAGAAGTAAGAGCTTACTTTCGGAAGGAAGAAGTCCTTAGGTATCTAATACCAGACAGAGCTTTCAACTATACTGCCGTTGATGGTAAAAAATCAATTGTTGCTCCTTTGAGAAGATGTGGTGGCAAGCCAACATCAAAGGCCCGGGACCACTTTATGTTGAAACGGGATCGACCACCGCATGTCACAATTCTTTGTCTCGTAAGAGATGCGGCTGCTAGACTGCCTGGAAGCATTGGAACTCGAGCGGATGTTTGCACCTTGATTAGAGATTCACAGTACATTGTGGAAGATGTTTCTGATGCACAGGTCAATCAAGTTGTTAGCGGTGCACTGGATCGTTTGCATTATGAACGAGATCCGTGTGTGCAATTTGATGGGGAGAGAAAGCTGTGGGTTTATTTACACAGAGAAAGGGACGAAGAAGATTTTGAGGATGATGGAACTTCATCCACGAAGAAATGGAGAAAACAAAAGAAAGAGCCGTCTGAGCCATCTGATCAGGGTGGTGTCACAGTTACTTTTTCTGGACCTGTGGAGCAGTCAGGGTTTGATTTGGTTTCAGATCTCAATGTTGGTGCATCATTTGCAGACGACAGTAAGACCTTAGACGTTGAACGCCACAATGGTAATGATCAGGTAAAGAGCAACCATGATCCTTCACCGGTGACTTGGAGTGGCCTTGGATTGAATTCTATGGGGGAGAATGAATTGATTTGCCAAGAAAATTCCGCCAATGGAGATTTTGAGGACACATTTGGTGAATAA